The stretch of DNA ACGAGTTGCTGCAAGGAAAACCTGACGAGGAGGAAGGCAAACTGTCCCGTGATACCAATATTTGCTCAGGAACCACGACGCAGCCAGGCGAGCTCTACAGGTGACAGGGAGCACTAGCCCCCTTAAATCCGTGAGAACCGAGACGCTGCGCTCGTGAACACGCAaccaagaaagagaagagacCCCAGCCCTGTTATAGTGAATACCAAGAATCCGCATCTCATTCCTAACAGGGATCCCGAATGGAGACGGACAGGAGGGAGTGACATTAATGAACAGCGCAGCGCTTTTTTCTCTGTTGATTCGCGCATTCGATACTCGACCGTATCTCTCTAAAATAACGAGAACACGACCTATGGAGTCCTCTTTACTGAGCATTAAGGAGAGgtcatctgcatacgcgaaaAGAGGGAGGTTCCACGAGCCCCGCAACGGAAACATAACAGAACGAAGGCAGGTTGCTAAGGTTTCTAGGAGAGGACTGAACACCATGGTATAAAACACAGGGGACAAAGGACAGCCTTGCCGCACACCGGTCATGATGGGGAACCTACCGGAAACGCCCCCGTTCACGCCGACAACGGCAGAGGAATCTCTGTATAGGACCTTAATCCAGTCCACCACGACGGGAGGAAAGCCAGCCACCTCCAGCACACGGAACATATACCCATGATGCACCCTGTCAAAAGCCTTATTCTGGTCGAAAGACACCAGTACCGCGGGTTGCTGACGGCTGTGCGCCCAGTAGATAGCGTCACGCAGGGCCTGTGTGTGCAAGTTGATTGaccgtccaggaacagcacagaccTGACAGGGGGGAACTACAAGACCCAGGACTAAGGAAACTCTACGCAGAATTGCGGTCGAAACAATCTTGTAGTCCGTATTAAGTAGGGAAACAGGCCGATACGCATTCGGGTCCCGCTTTCTAGACGGGTCTTTGTATAGTAACGTTACCACTCCCTCTCGCATGGACGGGCAGAGGAGGCCGTCCGCCAAGCAGCCATTGAATAACGCCGTCAGCGGGCCAGAGAGCGTACGCCAGAATAACTTATAGAATTCGGCTGGGAGACCATCGGAGCCGGGAGACCTTCCAGTTCGCAGGGCCTTAACGGCGGCCGTATACTCGTCCAGAGTAAACGGATCTGCGCTAAGGACGAAGTGCTTGTGAGTCGGCAGAAAGCTTTGCGCTTCGGCATCAGCACGCACGACTGCGCCGTACAAGGCGGCGAAGTGGTCGCGAAAAATTGACCGAACGGCTTCAGGACTAGCCTGAACAGACCCGCCAGAGATCACCAACTCCGGAACAGCATTTGGAGAGCGACGAAAAAAGAGGCGAAGAAGGCGTGAGCAGCAGGACTCCTGTGACCAGCGCTCAGCTGCCTGCAACGCCGCAAAGTGTTCCCAGGCAGGCATCTTTAGAGAGGCAAGACGCCTCAGAACGTCCTGGGGCGCGTTACCGAACACTGCGCGAGCTTGCGAGCTCGCGACGCTCCGCCCATCGTCGGGGCTGCGCAGGTGGCAGTCGCACGATCAGTAACACTACCGTTGCGCCATCGCATCGCGAGCCGTGGCGGAGCGAAGAAACTCTCGACAACACGTGCGTCTCGTAACAGCAATAAAATAACAACAGGTTGAAATAAACTTGAAGTACAATGTATACTTTTGTTCATATGAATAAAAGAATTGTGAGTACGCCTCGAAACTGCAATTCATTTGAGTGGTTTGTCTTATTCTTCAACTTGACCAATGGGGGAACACctcttcgtcgtctgctaagaaaACCGCCAAATTCATCTCGCGAAAGTGAACAACCCAAATATTTACCGGTAAGTATAAAAGTATTCTCAGAATTAATTGCCTGTGCTATCGCACAGTCGTATACCACCTTTTGCAAGTTTATATCCCAACAAGACTTAGTATAAGCCATGAATATGTAAATCAACGAAATGAAATCGTGTAGCTACATTCCCGTATTGTTTCGCAAGTTCGCATGCTGCACTTTGTTGTCATGACGAGCTTTTCGTATTGAACTTCTTCCACTGACGCGAGTTATATCACACTGTACAATACGCTTGCAGCAGGCGCCGACCACACTTTTACGTGCGTGGCAACGCAGTTTAACACTCTCGGTACACACGATACATGATGTGGGTCGTTAAGTTGTTCTTATTTCATTTTGATGTGCCTTCCTTTAGCGCCGGCGTATAATTTAAGCAACATTTCACACAGTCTGTCTTGGCGCGCTACTGTAGGGGTGTAGTTAGTAACTTACCATGATTATtttgaataaagaaaaaaaaaaaacagcagtaTGGTGAAAAATAGGGAGATGTAGCGACAATAGCGATCCCTCCTCTCTAGTGCAATTGATAAAGTAAGCAGCCATCTACATGAAGTAACAtctgaaacaaagaaaagaaaaaggcgaaAGGCTTGCACCATCCTTCGTGTAAATGCTGTTCATGCTGGAATTGTACAGCTACCTATTCAGGCTCACCTAAACATTACTAAAGCTAGTGCATGAATACATGCAATTTCAGCTGCACCAAGAGCTGTACATGACCCACTGCCTCCATTCACATGTTCAAAGCGTATTGTACAGTTGCATGCAAATGAATAAACCTGAGGGGAGTTTATTAATCATGCAGTATTTCAAGTTTGACACGCGTCATATCAATGTAAGTGTAAATGTTGTCAATGTAAATGTTTTTCCTCCCTTTACAGCCATGGCAACCGAGGCACAACGGATGCTGCTGTTGTCACTACTGGAGGAAGCTCCAGAACTCTGCAATAACCGCACCTTCCTCCGGGGTGAGACAGCAGCTGATCGCCGTGCCAAATGGGACCGGATTGCTGCCACCCTTAATGCTGTTGGGGCATTTAATAAAGATGCTAAGGGGTGGCAGCAGCTCTGGAAAGACTGGAGGTACCGTGTGCGCAGCCGCGCACGGGAGATGACGCGGAAAATGCAGGCCACGGGTGGAGGCAGTGGGTACGTGGTGACCAGTCAGGGGGCCACTCCTGTGGACATCGCTGCCCACCTGTCTGGACTCGACCAGAGGGTGATGGCCCTTGTTGGATGGGACTCCTCCTCAGGATTTCCCAGAGGAGTGGAGCCATCTGTGGAAACCGGAGCCATGGAAGTGAGACTTCCTGTCTCTGCTGTAAGACATGTACAGTAATCTTAGAATAACACGATTTTGAAGCAATTATGAAACAGCACACCCAAATGGAGAACACTTCACATTCCATCCTTTTTATATAGAGTCCTCCTTCCTTCAAAAAGAGTGATGtgttgtacatattttttttttcaggacgTGGAAGAGCCTGTACCGTCGACCTCGGCCGGTCCTGCTGGTGCTGAGCCAACCGAGACGGTAATGTCAATATGGTGAAAACTGTCCAGCCACTATTCTAAAAACATCTGATTCCTTGGTTTACAGGACCAAGCACCTCCTCCGTCTGACAGCAGGCGCCAGGGCACAGGTGGTGCATGCCGACGACGGAGGAGAAGAGTTCCTCCCTCTATTGCTGGGCAACTCATGCAGCGCCAGCAAGAGTTGCTCAGCGAGCAGAAGGCTCTCCTGGAAGAGCAGAAAAAGACGGTCAACTGTTTGACCACAATTTGTCAGGTAGAGTTGAACCGTTGTATACAAAGGCCGATATGGGACAATGTTGTCAGTAAGAGAAACAGGATTGAATGATTGTGAATAATAGTAGTCATAGCACATTAAAGTAGCATGTCAGCTGACTTGATCAGTTGAGCAGTGGTAGTACTGATTGTGCACACTGTATTTCTCACTTGAGTTCATGACGACAGCTGTGCAGAGGACTAAGAAAATGTAATGAAAAAAACAGGTACGGTAGTCTTTGACTGCCCTCTTTACAGTCAACCCTTTTTTATCTTCATCTTGTAATTTACAACAAAAATTGCATCGAAAGTGAAGTATCCTGATGAATAGAACTCAAGAGGGGATCAGTCACTAGATGATAGTAAAGAAGATGTTGATTTCAGAAGGTATGAAACAGTACACTACAGTACAACAACGGTACAATGCACACTTGCATAAAATTACTGTACACATTAACTGACAAAGTGATGTGCATGGCTGAAGGTGTTGTTGAAAGTTTTACAGTCACCATTCTTCAGTGCTTCAAATGACTTGGTCAATGCATGTTACACAGGTCCGAGGGGAAATTCTTCAAGGTTGTCACACTGCCTTGATGAAATATAGGTCGCACACTGTCTCTCACTCAATACCGCACACAAATGTAGCACACTTTGTACTGAGCCCTCCAATCCGGATATGTGAAGGCAGCTGTTGGGCAATCTCCTAAGCATTTTCAGAAAATCGTTAGTCTGATCCAGAAACTCAGGCCCGGATGAATGAAGGAACATTGAATGGACTAGAATCTATCACCATGCTGTTTGTCAGTGTGGTGCTGGATCCACATCTGTGAAGTCTGGATAAATAGGGGTTGACTTGGCTAGATAATTACATTTTAAAATATCTCAAGCACAGCTCTGCCTCAGTTGTTTTTCGTGAATGACAAAATATCCCGTCTCTGCACATATCGCAGCTTGCTTATCACTTGCAGCTGCTCACTCCTATGAGCGAATATTTCGCTTATCACCTGGAGAGAGACAGACGAAATGACAGTCAATGAGGTAGGTTATCTTCTTCGCCTAAAACCATGCGTAATGAGCTGGCTTCTAAGTTGTGCTGCACGATTTCTCATAGGCTGAGAGTCATGGTCCTCCTCTTCCTGTGCTCCATCCTCCTGTGTCTCCCCTACTGCACCAGCTTCTGCCCCTTCCCCACTGGGCGCATCACCTTCATCTGTATTATCAAGAGGTTCACGGGTGTTGTACGCCAAGCACATATTGTGAAGCACAGCACAGGCGTTGATAATTCTGCAGCTTCGATCAGGAGCAAAGTGCAGCGTACGGTACCTTTGGAGGCATCGGAACCGCATTTTCCACAGCCCAAAACATTGTTCAATGCACACGCGGGTCCTGCTGTGTGCATCGTTGTAATCTTTTTCTTCCGGTGTCGTTGGTGTACGAACTGGTGTCATCAGCCAAGGTTGGAGGGGGTAGCCACTGTCACCTGTAAATAGTTGTAAAGTTATATTTATTCTCTTGAAAATCCACAAATTCAGACAAATGGATAGAGAAGGGACAGCAGGAAGTGGGAGGAGTTTGTGCGTGTTTATATATTCATGTTGACAATGTGTTATGCTGCTGTAGATAATGTAAATGAAAGTGTATGAAAATAAATGCTGTTAGTTGTATCTGGCACAACAATTTATCCCTTCATCCAATAACACAATAAAGTGCTCACACAACTGATAGTTAGCAAGGCAGATGTTCTTTTATACAATGTGCAACAGTGTAATACATCCATGTTAATTAACCCACTACTTAATGTATATTAATTAATGGAATACAGCTGCTTAGTTCAAGTATGGATTGCTGAAATGAACTGAATCTGAAGTGTAATGCACTGTGTACTGTAAGAGTACAAATTGCATTATAAACAGATAAACGCATCCTACCAACTAGCCACTCTCCTTCTTCAAATACGGTTGAGGTGGCTTGACGGAGGTTGCAGGCAGCCCATACAGCTGCGTCATGGCATGAACCAGGGAACCTGGCATTCAGGAAGAGTATTCGCATGGAGGCATCGCAAACCTGGGTATATGAAAACATGTTTAATGAGAACCTTGTTGTAGGTGCCCTTCGCGGACAGCAAAATGGAAGAAAGCATTATTGGAGAAGAGAAAGAGACATGGGGCAATTGTGCCTCGTACTGGTTTGAGACATGCATGGTACTGAAATTCTGAGCAGAAAAGGCACATACCATTAAGACGTTGATGGAATGGTAGCCTTTATGGCAATAGTAATTGCCATCCACAAACCTCGGGTCGAAAATGCTTGGCTGCAAAATTGCTACCTGCGTACCGTCGATAGCCCCTGGAATCATGAACACACTTTTTGGGATATGTCGCAGGCAGCACATTTCAACAGACAGTCAACTCGAACCATGTGTGATCACTCGTAACTTATCAGTACAGCATGTATACTGTACTACAttatgagtcacagtgcacatAGTGACTGACATAGACCCCTGTCTCGCACGAAACGCCTCTGCACCGAAAATCAGTGTATTGAAAACACGTAAGATAACACAGGATTCGCATTAGCCTTTTCATGCGTACATATCATGTGTGGTCACATACCGACACAGCCTGGGAAGCCTGCCAGCTCATGAAAGCCACGTTTCACTTCTAGCTTCGCCTCAGGAGTTGTGGGGAACCTCAGGTACTTGGGCGCAAGGTACTTTAAGATGGCTTCGCTAACTTCATGGACAGCCTGTGACACTGCACGCTTGCTGCAGGCGATCGTTTCCTCATTTCCAATGTTTCCaaggaaagctccagtagcgtAGAAACGAAGGGCTGTGAGGACTCTCCGCTCTACGCTCAGAGTTGTCCGACGGGATTCTCGGGCTGAAATGTATATTTTAAAAATGGGGAGCTGTTACGTGCGCAAAGAATGATCGTGTACTTACTGCGCTGCAAGTCCGGCCTAACAGCTTCGCACACCTCCCTGGCAGCTTCCTTCGACAATCGGAAGGTAGCAATGAACTCGTCTTCCGATAACGCTTCGAAAGCATCTCGATGACTGCGGAAGCTGCGTACCGGTTCTTCCTCAGCAACACCTTCTTCGAGGAAAAGCAGATACAAGTCCACCGGGTCCGCCATTTGCAACGCGAACGTCGAGGAGTTTTGCGTTGTTCTTCCTTCTCTGCGCGGGCGATTACCCTCTGCCACGCGCAGTAGCTGCGCCGTTCTCGAAAAACGGGTTTTTTTTTGGCCACCCGCGAAGAGTACCACGTGAGCGTCACGTGAACGCCCTGTTGCTATGGCGAAGACGACGCGGAAGGCGGAGCGTCGCGAGCTCGCAAGCTCGCGCAGTGTTCGGTAACGCGCCCCTGGATAGCATCGTCGTTGCCAGGGCCCCTCGACCCCGGATGACGCAAAATTGACAGCACTTGCCGAAGGTGTTGCATTTTCTCTCGGCTCTCCCGCGCCCGCCGAGCCCGCCACTGTCGAAAAAGCCTCGCGGCTCCAATGTTAGTCTCCTCCCACCACTCTTGCGTGAAGGAAGCCATAGCACACCGAGCCTTAAGCCAACTACTCACACTGCCACGAATTTCAGCGTCACTAAACAGAGAGACGTCCAGCCTCCAACAACCCGAACCACCACGGAGGTGCCGAAACCCACCAAGGAGAAGGAGGACTCCGTCATGGTCCGACAAGTACCCGGACGGACAAACAAAACATTCCCTCATATGCGACATCAGCCCAGGAGAACCATAGAAACGGTCTATGCGGCTGTGTGCACCGCTAGTATTGCACCATGTGTGTTGGTATTGCCCATAATGCAGATAGCTGAACGGTCGACCAGCCCGAGATCATCAACTAGACGGGCTAACTCGAGGTTTACTGGCCGATGTCTACTGCCGGAACCGTCAATACAACAGTTAAAGTCACCCGCAAGCACAATATTGCGGTTACCTAGGAAAAAGCAGTCAAGGCTGCGAAAAAATTGCGCACGTTCTACGCGCCGTGCGGGGGCGTACAGATTAATAAGCGGCACCAAACACCCCGTCATGTCCGCCTCCACCATGACCACCCGGCCGTCACTGTCACGGTCGTACCACCGGACGTTACCAACGAAAGAGGGGAACAATATAATTGCTACTCCTGCCTGATGCGGTGACCCGTGACTAAAGAAAACCCTGACAGTATGATCCGCCTCTAACAGCCTGACTGCGTGAGCCGACAACAGGCGGGTCTCCTGCAGAAGAAGAACGTCAGCGCGAAAACTTTTTGCCCATTGCAACGCCGAAAACTGCTTGGGGTTACCGCTAAACCCCCTACAATTGAACGTCACTATTCTCAGCGACATcaggaaaagaaggaagaacAGCTCCATTAGTCTGCGAAGAGAGGGGACTCAGAACGCACTGACCGGGCTTCGGACAACAGGGGATCCGATGCTTGTCGTTTCACACCCAGACGGCATGGCGTGTACGTTTCCTGATCTTCCTAATGACATTGTTGTTTGACAATTCTCAATTGCTTGCcatgtacagggtgtatgctataaaaggtcagtcacattttcgcgcgtggcgcgatacctacttgacagacagacttccgctgccgcagagtgaagaagttacagcaggaaaccctacaaaaaaatcgtcgatatcaggcactgcgtaacaaaatagATACGGCCAcccaaactttcgtcttcatgcatttcctatgcgctataccgacgtaAACACGCCAGTCTGTCGATAGTTGTTTGTAGCTTCCGCATGGAGCGCTAGTGACGTTGAATCCGAAACAAACTCATGTGGGCGCGTATTTCTGTTATGCACGGTACGTACCCGTGGTACTCATTGAGATCTACGTTTAACGAAGCTTGATACGATTTGTTTTAGATGTTTTCTGCACATGTTGCGGTTCGTATGCCGCTTCCTAGCGAAACATTTCTGCTTCTTCTCTTAGCAGACGGCAGTCTGTTTGCGATTGCTTTATTGCGAGAACGACACTTTTAGCCGCCCTTCTAacgtttttatttcattcattttgtGTCTCTATACAGTTTCATTGGACTCTATTATtcctgttattatatttgttcgCGCTCCATTTGTTTCTGTCGTATTTTGTATCCTTTGTGCTTTGCTGTGCGCCAGTTGACGGATCAGGAGCGTACACATGTGGATTCAACGTCACTAGCGTCCCATGCGGAAGCTACAAACAACTATCGGCAGACTTGCGTGTTTACGTCgatattcgctgcgagatcgacctatagggggcgaaactgtcacctttctagtgtggataacacgtgggcggatgttcggagttgatggatcttttccgtaattctagtatatattcaccggaagatcactggtacgatactgttcggttcgccaatgctccacctacagCGGTAAGCgctgaataaacgtgtaaaagcagacgacgcgtccacacaatGGTAGTTCATCgattctccgcagcgcgccgactctgttcgatctcggagcgaatagcgcttaggaaatgcatgaagacgaaagtttgcgtggccgtatttattttgttacgcagtgcctgatatcgacgatttttttgtagggtttcctgccgtaacttcttcactctgcggcagcggaagtctgtctgtcaagtaggtatcgcgccacgcgcgaaaatgtgactgacctttatagcatacaccctgtactttGCCTGATTTACAAGATTATCTCAAGTAGCACAGTCACAGTCACGGGTGCGCACGAGGAATGTTGAGAACCACTGTCATGGCCCGTTTGTTGTGTTATATTGCTGCCTGCATTGAGAACCTGCTATATTGCAGAAATTGCTAAACGTGCATAAAGGCAGGTATTGCTGCAGTGAGTCAGCATCCGAGCTTCACTAACTGCATGGAGCGACCAACACATATTTGCACAAATGCAGGAGGACCCAGGTGGATCTTAGTGCATCTCAGATCCTAGATTgtttttacagcgatagctgtaaaGCGGAGgtataaagggggggggggatctggagTTGGCGGAAGTGTGCTTGAAAGATCGAGTAAAGCGCCTCCGCCCACTTAGAGGGTGACCCAGGTTCACGTTGGGATAAGACAGCGCTAATGAGCTTCCCACCGTGCCTCACAGAGGGCGCCACAGTCTCAAGTTGTAATGTAGGTTGCGTCTGCGGAGAGGAAAGAGACTACTGCATGGGCACGATATCGATGACGCCATGCACAACATGCAACCATGCATAGTACGCATAGTAGAACGGAAGAAAATCAACGAACTGGTGGAAATGTTAAGAGAAGAGACTTAGTCACAACAGTAGCAGATAAATACACTTGTATTTCGGTGGTTCTTCTGCTACACTGTgtggaaaacatttttttttaattccgtgttagtgccgcgaagcagctgtggctaccAGGGGtgtgcagat from Ornithodoros turicata isolate Travis unplaced genomic scaffold, ASM3712646v1 Chromosome13, whole genome shotgun sequence encodes:
- the LOC135372111 gene encoding putative nuclease HARBI1 → MADPVDLYLLFLEEGVAEEEPVRSFRSHRDAFEALSEDEFIATFRLSKEAAREVCEAVRPDLQRTRESRRTTLSVERRVLTALRFYATGAFLGNIGNEETIACSKRAVSQAVHEVSEAILKYLAPKYLRFPTTPEAKLEVKRGFHELAGFPGCVGAIDGTQVAILQPSIFDPRFVDGNYYCHKGYHSINVLMVCDASMRILFLNARFPGSCHDAAVWAACNLRQATSTVFEEGEWLVGDSGYPLQPWLMTPVRTPTTPEEKDYNDAHSRTRVCIEQCFGLWKMRFRCLQRYRTLHFAPDRSCRIINACAVLHNMCLAYNTREPLDNTDEGDAPSGEGAEAGAVGETQEDGAQEEEDHDSQPMRNRAAQLRSQLITHGFRRRR